A stretch of Vigna angularis cultivar LongXiaoDou No.4 chromosome 4, ASM1680809v1, whole genome shotgun sequence DNA encodes these proteins:
- the LOC108331904 gene encoding CDPK-related kinase 6, whose product MGHCCSKNIAVNNETVPPDHRPKTPHYAPPSPPPASGSSLSGATPGRNTPAHSFSTSPFPSPLPPGVAPSPAKTPGRKFRWPLPPPSPAKPIMAALLRRQGKARPKEGPIPEEQGEGGGEGERSLDKSFGYGKNFGAKFELGKEVGRGHFGHTCWAKGKKGELKGQSVAVKIISKAKMTSAIAIEDVRREVKMLKALSGHKNLVKFYDAFEDVNNVYIVMELCEGGELLDRILDRGGRYPEDDAKAILVQILDVVAFCHLQGVVHRDLKPENFLFVSKDEDAVMKVIDFGLSDFVRPEQRLNDIVGSAYYVAPEVLHRSYSVEGDLWSIGVISYILLCGSRPFWARTESGIFRSVLRANPNFDDSPWPSISPEAKDFVKRLLNKDHRKRMTAAQALAHPWLRNEKNPIPLDISIYKLVKSYVRASPLRRAALKALARALTEDELFYLRTQFNLLEPKDGCVSLENFRVALMKNATDAMKESRAPDILNLMEALSYKKMDFEEFCAAAISVYQLEVHPEWDRIATTAFEYFEETGNRVISVEELAQEMNLGPSAYSLMGDWIRKSDGKLSLVGYTKFLHGVTMRSSNTRHRQLV is encoded by the exons ATGGGGCATTGTTGCAGCAAAAACATCGCCGTCAACAACGAGACGGTGCCCCCCGATCACCGCCCCAAGACTCCGCATTATGCTCCGCCGTCTCCTCCACCGGCTTCAGGGAGCTCGCTATCCGGCGCGACGCCGGGGAGGAACACGCCGGCGCACTCGTTTTCCACCAGCCCCTTCCCGAGTCCTCTCCCGCCCGGGGTGGCGCCGTCCCCAGCGAAGACTCCGGGGAGGAAGTTCCGGTGGCCGCTGCCGCCGCCCTCTCCGGCGAAGCCGATCATGGCGGCGCTGCTGCGGCGGCAGGGAAAGGCGAGGCCTAAGGAAGGACCTATACCGGAGGAGCAAGGGGAGGGTGGCGGTGAGGGAGAGAGGTCGCTGGATAAGAGTTTCGGTTATGGGAAGAATTTTGGGGCGAAGTTCGAGTTGGGGAAGGAAGTGGGTCGAGGGCATTTCGGTCACACTTGTTGGGCCAAAGGGAAGAAGGGAGAGCTTAAGGGACAATCCGTTGCTGTAAAAATCATATCCAAAGCTAAG ATGACTTCAGCGATAGCAATTGAAGATGTGCGGAGGGAGGTGAAAATGTTGAAGGCCTTATCAGGACATAAGAACTTGGTCAAGTTTTATGACGCATTTGAGGATGTCAACAACGTCTACATTGTTATGGA gTTGTGTGAGGGTGGAGAATTACTTGACAGAATTCTAGATAG agGTGGGAGATATCCAGAGGATGATGCCAAAGCTATTCTTGTACAAATTCTAGATGTAGTTGCATTTTGTCATCTTCAGGGAGTTGTTCACCGTGATCTAAAACCAGAG AATTTTCTATTTGTCTCAAAAGACGAGGATGCTGTGATGAAAGTTATTGATTTTGGGCTCTCTGATTTTGTCAGGCCAG AGCAACGCCTCAACGATATTGTTGGCAGTGCTTACTATGTTGCACCTGAAGTGCTCCATAGATCTTACAGTGTTGAAGGAGACTTGTGGAGTATTGGGGTTATATCGTACATATTGTTATGTGGAAGTAGACCATTTTGGGCACGCACTGAATCAGGAATTTTCCGGTCTGTGCTACGAGCGAATCCTAACTTTGATGATTCACCTTGGCCATCAATATCACCAGAAGCTAAAGACTTTGTGAAGAGACTTCTGAACAAAGACCACAGAAAAAGGATGACTGCTGCTCAAGCTTTAG CTCACCCATGGTTGAGAAATGAAAAGAATCCCATTCCTTTAGATATCTCGATTTACAAGTTAGTAAAGTCATATGTGCGTGCCTCACCTTTGAGACGTGCAGCATTGAAG GCCCTCGCGAGAGCATTGACGGAAGATGAGCTATTCTACCTCAGAACACAGTTTAACCTCTTGGAGCCTAAAGATGGCTGCGTTTCGCTTGAGAATTTTAGAGTT GCTCTCATGAAAAATGCAACTGATGCCATGAAAGAATCAAGGGCCCCTGACATTTTAAATCTG ATGGAGGCACTCTCCTATAAAAAAATGGATTTCGAAGAGTTTTGCGCTGCTGCTATCAGTGTATACCAGCTGGAAGTTCATCCAGAATGGGATAGAATTGCCACAACGGCTTTTGAATACTTTGAGGAGACAGGAAACCGAGTCATTTCTGTTGAGGAGTTGGCTCAG GAGATGAACTTGGGTCCTTCAGCTTATTCTTTAATGGGTGATTGGATCAGAAAATCTGATGGAAAACTCAGCTTGGTCGGATATACAAAGTTTTTGCACGGTGTCACAATGCGTAGTTCAAATACAAGACACCGACAGCTAGTATAA
- the LOC108330927 gene encoding auxin-responsive protein SAUR32, translating into MGILSDHHHNSPKHHHHHHYHMSFHLHIPHLHFPHHHQEKKDLKDVPKGCLAVLVGQGEEQQRFVIPVMYMNHPLFMKLLKEAEDEYGFQQKGPITIPCHVEHFRTVQGIIDREKCLHHHHHHHHHAWCFKV; encoded by the coding sequence aTGGGGATTCTCAGCGATCATCATCACAACTCTCCAaaacaccaccaccaccatcattACCACATGAGCTTTCACTTGCACATTCCTCACCTCCACTTTCCTCACCACCACCAGGAGAAGAAGGACCTGAAGGACGTTCCAAAAGGGTGTTTGGCGGTGTTGGTAGGGCAAGGGGAGGAGCAACAGAGGTTTGTTATCCCTGTCATGTACATGAACCACCCACTGTTCATGAAGTTGCTGAAGGAAGCCGAAGACGAATACGGGTTCCAGCAGAAAGGCCCCATCACCATCCCGTGCCACGTCGAGCACTTCCGTACCGTCCAAGGCATCATCGACAGGGAGAAAtgcctccaccaccaccaccaccaccaccaccatgcTTGGTGCTTCAAAGTTTGA